A genomic window from Nicotiana sylvestris chromosome 11, ASM39365v2, whole genome shotgun sequence includes:
- the LOC104248382 gene encoding uncharacterized protein encodes MERVVEKEIGSSSSNSKNIPDSVMEAVKRTSKNMEELSSNLGEFLSLYDADVFIEMGHLPKAQSLLLLAKVTTTLFALRLRCKGLNPDDHPVKLEFERLSLYQEKLQQYMDLNKAPLRPSATINPQAATRFIEHSLPDLTPEQRKHMREISKGEGTRIKYLERVVHKKRKYQSPEQQSVRTAAQEFLEKAARELLGENESGFKGPLQLPKGDDEDLPMS; translated from the exons ATGGAACGAGTAGTAGAGAAAGAGattggtagtagtagtagtaatagtaaGAACATCCCAGATTCAGTTATGGAAGCAGTGAAGAGAACCTCAAAAAATATGGAGGAATTAAGTAGTAATTTAGGGGAATTCTTGTCTCTTTACGATGCTGATGTTTTTATCGAAATGGGTCATCTCCCAAAGGCTCAATCTTTGCTTTTGTTAGCTAAAGTCACTACAACTCTCTTTGCAT TGAGGCTTAGATGTAAAGGGCTCAACCCAGATGATCACCCTGTCAAATTAGAGTTT GAACGTTTGAGCTTGTACCAAGAGAAACTGCAGCAGTACATGGACTTGAATAAAG CGCCATTGCGGCCATCAGCTACCATAAATCCGCAAGCTGCAACTCGCTTTATCGAGCATTCTTTGCCTGATCTTACACCGG AGCAGAGGAAACACATGAGAGAGATCAGTAAAGGCGAGGGGACTAGGATTAAGTATTTGGAAAGAGTTGTTCATAAGAAGAGGAAGTATCAGTCCCCTGAGCAGCAATCTGTTCGAACTGCTGCCCAGGAGTTTCTTGAGAAAGCTGCCCGTGAGCTTCTTGGTGAAAACGAGAGTGGCTTTAAGGGACCTTTGCAACTTCCTAAGGGTGATGACGAAGATCTACCTATGAGCTGA